In Erigeron canadensis isolate Cc75 chromosome 7, C_canadensis_v1, whole genome shotgun sequence, one DNA window encodes the following:
- the LOC122608533 gene encoding uncharacterized protein LOC122608533 — MDISQQVDDYLRESIEYSLGLPVSKRTLELKIQSYEEEKRDGQEKCWNLKEKLAEKDKTIEGLKAESSMNAKAVKKFVEENRRLAMECDNLLSQCHKWEDECSLYDRDVQVLMDFGNEADEKAKVAESRVCYLEEELSRLTEELQVFKQKAVGQKVGTLADKESTEYLLIDTLLSTLTEKDEIASTAHSFLEANSGIDVCQEMLKVWDSLSPSTLELLALASEIKKLQNDKDLLWINLTTAEEEVTALFDENNMLDKENTKLTNLLQKERQLFDSGGKHSSESIKNYKRKSSPCPKENSPIEKKKTELSDPAGSPRQPLSPLLHNK, encoded by the exons ATGGATATTTCACAACAAGTCGACGATTATTTACGCGAATCCATCGAATATTCGCTCGGGCTTCCGGTGTCGAAACGGACTTTGGAATTAAAGATTCAATcatatgaagaagaaaaaagagatgGTCAAGAAAAATGTtggaatttgaaagaaaaattggCTGAGAAAGATAAAACCATTGAGGGTTTGAag GCCGAATCAAGCATGAATGCAAAAGCTGTGAAGAAATTTGTGGAAGAGAATCGGAGATTGGCAATGGAATGTGATAACTTGTTGAGTCAATGCCACAAATGGGAAGATGAGTGTTCATTGTACGATCGTGATGTACAAGTTTTGATGGATTTTGGGAATGAGGCTGATGAAAAGGCGAAAGTGGCAGAGTCGCGTGTTTGTTATTTGGAGGAGGAACTGAGCAGATTGACAGAAGAACTGCAGGTTTTTAAGCAAAAGGCCGTGGGGCAAAAG GTCGGTACACTAGCAGACAAGGAATCTACAGAATACCTTCTTATCGATACATTGCTCTCAACTTTGACCGAGAAGGATGAAATCGCATCAACAGCACACTCGTTTTTGGAGGCTAATAGTGGGATTGATGTGTGCCAAGAGATGCTAAAAGTGTGGGATAG CTTGAGTCCATCAACGTTGGAACTTTTGGCCCTGGCTTCTGAGATCAAGAAGTTGCAGAATGATAAAGACCTGTTATGGATTAATCTCACGACAGCTGAAGAGGAG GTTACAgcgttatttgatgaaaacaacATGCTAGATAAGGAAAACACGAAGTTGACAAATCTACTCCAGAAAGAACGACAGCTTTTTGATTCCGGGGGAAAACATAGCAGTGAATCCATCAAG AATTATAAACGAAAATCTAGCCCTTGTCCCAAAGAGAACAGCcccattgagaagaagaagactgaGTTGAGTGATCCAGCTGGTTCACCAAGGCAACCACTGTCTCCATTGCTACATAACAAGTAA